In Novosphingobium sp. PP1Y, the sequence ATGCCGCCGAGGTCGCGCCTTCAACACGGCCGGAGCCCTCCCTGGAACAGGCGTTCAAGGACCCGCCCAGTTCCGCTCGACCTCGCGTCTGGTGGCACTGGATGAACGGCAACATCACCAAAGACGGGATCCGCAAGGATCTGGAATGGATGAAGCGCGTCGGTATTGGTGGTCTGCAGAACTTCGATGCGAACCTTCAGACGCCGCAGATCGTCGATCATCGCCTCGTGTACATGACACCGGAATGGAAGGACGCCTTTCGGTTCGCCGCACACGAAGCCGATCGCCTCGATCTGGAACTGGCGATCGCGGCTTCACCGGGCTGGTCGGAGACCGGGGGGCCCTGGGTCAAGCCGCAGGATGGTCTGAAGAAGCTGGTCTGGAGCGAAACGACCCTCGCAGGTGGCCAGCGCTTCGTCGGCAGGCTCGCATCGCCACCGGGAACCACGGGCCCTTTCCAGACCCTTCATCCGCCTGTGACCATCGAAGAGATCATATCTGGGGTGCCCGCAGAGACAGGCGGCGTCTCATACGCAGGCGAGGTTGGGGTGCTGGCTTTTCCGGTTCCCGATATCGCTTCCCTGCCGGTTCCACGCGCGCTTGACGGCGCAGGCAATGTCCTTGCTGGCAAGGCGCTCGTCGACGCGGACATCGCCGGGGGCGTGACCCTGGCGCGCGTGGACGGCAAGGCCCCGTTGCTCAGGCTCGATTATCAGCGCCCGGTCACGGTTCGTTCGGCGACGGTCTTCGTTCCCAATGTCAGGATACCCTTTGCCGGCGCGGCCTTTGCCGGAACTCTGGAGTCGAGCCAGGATGGCAAGACCTGGACGCCCATAAAGGCACTCGAACTGAGCAATGTGCCGACGACGATAAGCTTCGCCCCCGTCGAGGCGGCACATTTCAGGCTTGTTCTCAATCCAGGCCAGCCAGACGCGGCGTTAGGCTCACCGGCGCCGGGAGTCGCTGGAAACGATCTCTTCGGTGCCATTGCGAGCAAAAGGGCCGGTCAACCGATCATGGTCGGCCAGTTCGAACTTCACAGCGATGCGCTTGTCGACCGTTATGAAACCAAGGCCGGCTTCGTGATGAGCCGCGACTACTATGCGCTTGTTGGACCGCACGACAATGTAACCGGCGTCGATCCGGACAGCGTCATCGACCTGACCGACAAGCTCAAGGCCGACGGTACGCTCGACTGGGCCGCGCCGAAGCTCCCGGCGGGTCAGCACTGGCGTGTCCTGCGGCTTGGCTATTCGCTGCTCGGTACCACGAACCATCCTGCTCCGCCCGAGGCGACCGGACTGGAAGTCGACAAGTTCGATGGCGAAGCCGTGCGCGAATATCTTGAGCACTACATCGGCATGTACAAGGATGCCGCCGGGCCCGATATGGTCGGCAAGCGCGGGGTCAGGGCTCTACTCACCGATTCGATCGAGGTCGGTGAGGCTAACTGGACGCCCAGAATGCTCGAGCAGTTCCAGCGACTGCGCGGTTACGATGCGCGGCCCTGGCTTCCGGCCCTTACCGGCACCCTCGTCGGGACGCGCGAGCAGTCCGACCGGTTCCTCTACGATTATCGCCGGACCCTCGCGGATCTGCTTGCCAGCGAGCACTACGGGACCGTGGCCGATGTAGCGCATGAAAATGATCTCAAGGTCTATGGCGAGGCCCTGGAAGATCACCGTCCCATGCTTGGCGATGACATGGCCATGCGCAGCCATGCCGACATTCCCATGGCCGCCTTGTGGACCTTCAATCGCGACGAAGGTCCCCGGCAGACACTGATTGCCGACATGAAGGGGGCCGCTTCGGTTGCCCACCTCTATGGACAGAATCTCGTCGCTGCGGAATCCATGACCGCATCGATGGCGCCCTGGGCCTTTGCGCCAAAGGATCTGAAGCGTTTCATCGATCTGGAATTCGTGACCGGGGTGAACCGACCGGTCATCCATACGTCGGTCCATGTGCCGGTGGATGACAAGAAGCCCGGGCTCTCGCTGGCCATCTTCGGCCAGTACTTCAACAGGCAGGAGAGCTGGGCGGAAATGGCGCGGCCGTGGGTCGACTATATTGCGCGCAGCTCGTTGCTCCTGCAGACGGGGCGCAATGTGGCAGATGTCGCCTATTTCTATGGCGAGGAAGCTCCGTTGACGGGGCTGTACGGTGATGAACCGGTGGCTGACGCTCCGGTGCGCTATGCCTACGATTATATTAACTTCAATGCCTTGACCGAACTTCTTGCCAACGATGGCGAAGATTTGGTCGCACCGAGCGGGGCTCGCTACAAGACCATCTATCTCGGTGGCTCGTCCAGTCACATGACCTTGGCGGCGCTCCGAAAGCTGGCCGCACTCGTCGTTGGCGGCGCGACTGTGGTCGGCAAG encodes:
- a CDS encoding glycosyl hydrolase gives rise to the protein MPRLSLRIVLCLATALSTLPVHAESRDDAAEVAPSTRPEPSLEQAFKDPPSSARPRVWWHWMNGNITKDGIRKDLEWMKRVGIGGLQNFDANLQTPQIVDHRLVYMTPEWKDAFRFAAHEADRLDLELAIAASPGWSETGGPWVKPQDGLKKLVWSETTLAGGQRFVGRLASPPGTTGPFQTLHPPVTIEEIISGVPAETGGVSYAGEVGVLAFPVPDIASLPVPRALDGAGNVLAGKALVDADIAGGVTLARVDGKAPLLRLDYQRPVTVRSATVFVPNVRIPFAGAAFAGTLESSQDGKTWTPIKALELSNVPTTISFAPVEAAHFRLVLNPGQPDAALGSPAPGVAGNDLFGAIASKRAGQPIMVGQFELHSDALVDRYETKAGFVMSRDYYALVGPHDNVTGVDPDSVIDLTDKLKADGTLDWAAPKLPAGQHWRVLRLGYSLLGTTNHPAPPEATGLEVDKFDGEAVREYLEHYIGMYKDAAGPDMVGKRGVRALLTDSIEVGEANWTPRMLEQFQRLRGYDARPWLPALTGTLVGTREQSDRFLYDYRRTLADLLASEHYGTVADVAHENDLKVYGEALEDHRPMLGDDMAMRSHADIPMAALWTFNRDEGPRQTLIADMKGAASVAHLYGQNLVAAESMTASMAPWAFAPKDLKRFIDLEFVTGVNRPVIHTSVHVPVDDKKPGLSLAIFGQYFNRQESWAEMARPWVDYIARSSLLLQTGRNVADVAYFYGEEAPLTGLYGDEPVADAPVRYAYDYINFNALTELLANDGEDLVAPSGARYKTIYLGGSSSHMTLAALRKLAALVVGGATVVGKAPIATPSNTSAQEGDLTEWSSLVARLWPGSGDARVGKGRVIASQDIESALQAMDVAPDFTFTGADAGVKIPFVHRRDGKGEIYYLVNQQEAAQSIEAHFRVTGKQPELWHPETGKSEPISYRISGGETVVPLHLDGDEAVFVVFRKAAARDRVTLARQGERAVATLDGAWQVAFQADRGAPASIELARLEPLDKSADPGVKYFSGIATYSRNFRVTGKYGEGRSLWLDLGRVGDLAQVSVNGVDVGTAWHAPYRLDIGKAVRKGQNTLEIRVANTWVNRLIGDQQEGAQKITWTAMPTYRADAPLRPSGLIGPVRLIEETTGGH